One window of the Thermasporomyces composti genome contains the following:
- the tkt gene encoding transketolase, whose protein sequence is MNANDGRVPLEWTDLDRRAVDTIRVLAMDAVEATGNGHPGTAMSLAPAAYLIFQRLMRYDPADPDWAGRDRFILSAGHTSLTLYIQLYYAGLLALDDIKQFRRWGSRTPGHPEYGHTPGVETTTGPLGQGIANAVGMAMAARRERGLFDPDAPPGSSPFDHRIFVIASDGDIEEGISHEACSLAGHQRLGNLIVLYDSNQISIEDDTDIAFSEDVGKRFEAYGWHVQTVEWRRPDGYVEDVQALWDAYQKAIAETDRPSLIILKTIIAWPAPNAQNTGKAHGAALGAEEVAATKRILGFDPNQTFQVEDDVLAHVRKVRERAARMRQEWDAQYKAWRSANPERASLLDRTRERRLPDGWSDRIPTFEYGKDVATRKASGVVLNAVAPALPELWGGSADLAESNNSTLAGEPSFIPPDRSTKEFTGDWYGRVLHFGVREHAMGAILNGIALHGGTRPFGATFLVFSDYMRPAVRLAALMKLPVIYIWTHDSIGLGEDGPTHQPVEHLASLRAIPGLEVVRPADANETAAAWQHILANPDGPKALALTRQNVPTFDRSEGTGFAPASETAKGGYILVDTPDEKMPDVILIATGSEVQLAVAAREELAKEGIAARVVSMPCVEWFDAQPESYKDLVLPSEVRARVCVEAGTAQPWYRFAGDAGRIVSLEHFGASADFKTLYAKFGLTKEAVVEAAKESIAAAARG, encoded by the coding sequence ATGAACGCCAACGACGGACGTGTGCCACTTGAGTGGACCGATCTCGACCGACGGGCCGTCGACACCATCCGCGTCCTAGCCATGGACGCCGTCGAGGCCACCGGCAACGGCCACCCGGGTACCGCCATGAGCCTGGCGCCCGCGGCGTACCTGATCTTCCAGCGGCTCATGCGGTACGACCCGGCTGATCCGGACTGGGCCGGCCGCGACCGCTTCATCCTTTCCGCCGGACACACCAGCCTCACCCTGTACATCCAGCTCTACTACGCGGGGTTGCTGGCCCTCGACGACATCAAGCAGTTCCGGCGGTGGGGCAGCCGGACGCCGGGGCACCCTGAGTACGGGCACACGCCCGGCGTCGAGACGACCACCGGGCCGCTCGGCCAGGGCATCGCCAACGCGGTCGGGATGGCGATGGCGGCCCGACGCGAGCGCGGCCTGTTCGACCCCGACGCTCCGCCCGGCAGCAGCCCGTTCGACCACCGGATCTTCGTCATCGCCAGCGATGGTGACATCGAGGAGGGCATCAGCCACGAGGCGTGCTCACTCGCCGGCCACCAGCGCCTGGGGAACCTGATCGTCCTCTACGACAGCAACCAGATCTCCATCGAGGACGACACCGACATCGCGTTCTCCGAGGACGTCGGCAAGCGCTTCGAGGCCTACGGCTGGCACGTCCAGACCGTGGAGTGGCGACGCCCCGACGGCTACGTCGAGGACGTCCAGGCGCTCTGGGACGCCTACCAGAAGGCGATCGCCGAGACCGACCGCCCGTCGCTCATCATCCTCAAGACGATCATCGCCTGGCCGGCGCCCAACGCGCAGAACACCGGCAAGGCGCACGGCGCCGCGCTGGGTGCCGAGGAGGTGGCGGCGACCAAGCGCATCCTCGGCTTCGACCCGAACCAGACCTTCCAGGTCGAGGACGACGTGCTCGCTCACGTCCGCAAGGTCCGCGAGCGGGCCGCGCGGATGCGCCAGGAGTGGGACGCCCAGTACAAGGCGTGGCGCAGCGCCAACCCGGAGCGGGCGAGCTTGCTCGACCGGACTCGGGAGCGCCGGCTGCCCGACGGGTGGAGCGACCGGATCCCGACGTTCGAGTACGGCAAGGACGTGGCCACCCGCAAGGCCTCCGGCGTCGTGCTCAACGCCGTGGCGCCGGCTCTCCCCGAGCTGTGGGGCGGCTCGGCGGACCTGGCCGAGTCCAACAACAGCACCCTCGCGGGGGAGCCGTCGTTCATCCCGCCGGACCGCTCGACGAAGGAGTTCACCGGCGACTGGTACGGCCGCGTGCTGCACTTCGGCGTCCGTGAGCACGCGATGGGCGCGATCCTCAACGGCATCGCGCTCCACGGCGGAACCCGCCCGTTCGGCGCGACCTTCCTGGTCTTCAGCGACTACATGCGCCCCGCCGTCCGGTTGGCGGCGCTCATGAAGCTGCCCGTGATCTACATCTGGACCCACGACTCGATCGGTCTGGGCGAGGACGGTCCCACGCACCAGCCCGTCGAGCACCTCGCCTCTCTGCGGGCCATTCCGGGTCTGGAGGTGGTGCGTCCCGCGGACGCCAACGAGACGGCCGCCGCCTGGCAGCACATCCTGGCCAACCCCGACGGCCCGAAGGCGCTCGCGCTCACCCGGCAGAACGTCCCGACCTTCGACCGCTCGGAGGGCACCGGCTTCGCGCCGGCCAGCGAGACCGCCAAGGGTGGCTACATCTTGGTCGACACGCCGGACGAGAAGATGCCTGACGTCATCCTGATCGCGACCGGCTCGGAGGTGCAGCTGGCCGTCGCGGCCCGCGAGGAGCTGGCGAAGGAAGGCATCGCCGCGCGGGTGGTCTCCATGCCGTGCGTGGAGTGGTTCGACGCCCAGCCCGAGTCCTACAAGGACCTGGTCCTCCCCTCCGAGGTTCGGGCGCGGGTGTGCGTCGAGGCGGGCACCGCCCAGCCCTGGTACCGCTTCGCCGGTGACGCGGGGCGGATCGTCTCCTTGGAGCACTTCGGGGCGTCGGCCGACTTCAAGACCCTCTACGCGAAGTTCGGCCTCACCAAGGAGGCGGTGGTCGAGGCCGCGAAGGAGAGCATCGCCGCGGCCGCCCGCGGGTGA
- the tal gene encoding transaldolase has protein sequence MTDRLKALSDEGVAIWLDDVSRQRLRSGNLAELVETKHVVGVTSNPTIFAKALSDPDVYTGQLRDLGIRGVDVEEATRMITTYDIRWACDVLRPVYDRTGGVDGRVSIEVDPRLAHETEKTVAEAGLLWWLVDRPNLFIKIPATKEGLPAITEALAQGISVNVTLIFGIQRYREVMDAFMTGLERAKERGHDLSTIASVASFFVSRVDTEVDKRLDKLGTERARALRGKAAVANARLAYEAYEQTFASDRWKALQAAGARPQRPLWASTSVKDPSLPDTLYVTELVTSGVVNTMPEATIQAVADHGEVRGDTVRGRYDEARQVWAELAELGIDYDDVVSVLEAEGVEKFVASWKELLATVRKGLEEEARR, from the coding sequence ATGACCGACCGACTCAAGGCGCTCTCCGACGAGGGCGTGGCGATCTGGCTCGACGACGTCTCCCGGCAGCGCCTGCGCTCGGGCAACCTCGCCGAGCTCGTCGAGACCAAGCACGTCGTCGGCGTGACCAGCAACCCGACGATCTTCGCCAAGGCGCTCTCGGACCCCGACGTCTACACCGGCCAGCTGCGGGACCTCGGGATCCGCGGGGTCGACGTCGAAGAGGCCACGCGGATGATCACCACGTACGACATCCGCTGGGCGTGCGACGTCCTCCGCCCCGTCTACGACCGGACCGGTGGCGTGGACGGACGGGTCTCGATCGAGGTCGACCCGCGGCTGGCGCACGAGACCGAGAAGACCGTCGCCGAGGCGGGCCTCCTGTGGTGGCTGGTCGACCGGCCGAACCTCTTCATCAAGATCCCGGCGACGAAGGAAGGGCTGCCGGCGATCACCGAGGCGCTCGCCCAGGGGATCAGCGTCAACGTCACGTTGATCTTCGGGATCCAGCGCTACCGCGAGGTGATGGACGCGTTCATGACCGGCCTCGAGCGGGCCAAGGAGCGCGGCCACGACCTGTCCACCATCGCGAGCGTGGCGTCCTTCTTCGTCAGTCGGGTCGACACCGAGGTCGACAAGCGGCTGGACAAGCTCGGCACGGAGCGCGCCCGCGCGCTCCGCGGCAAGGCGGCCGTCGCCAACGCCCGGCTGGCCTACGAGGCGTACGAGCAGACGTTCGCCTCCGACCGGTGGAAGGCGCTCCAGGCCGCGGGGGCGCGTCCCCAGCGACCTCTGTGGGCGTCCACCTCGGTGAAGGACCCCAGCCTTCCGGACACGCTCTACGTCACCGAGCTGGTGACCTCCGGCGTGGTGAACACGATGCCGGAGGCGACGATCCAGGCGGTCGCCGACCACGGTGAGGTGCGTGGCGACACGGTGCGCGGCCGGTACGACGAGGCTCGCCAGGTCTGGGCCGAGCTCGCCGAGCTGGGCATCGACTACGACGACGTCGTGTCCGTCCTGGAGGCCGAGGGCGTCGAGAAGTTCGTGGCGAGCTGGAAGGAGCTGCTGGCCACGGTTCGCAAGGGCTTGGAGGAAGAGGCGCGACGGTGA
- a CDS encoding glucose-6-phosphate isomerase: MSGADLRTEVHQPDGGVVLDRLVTEDVAAKLARQDPTLWGPEAESEASIRLGWVDLPRTSRPLLAQIDALRAELREEGLDHVVLAGMGGSSLAPEVIAATAGVELTVLDSTDPHMVRRALSDRLDRTIVVVSSKSGTTVETDSQRRAYLKAFADAGIDGARRIVVVTDPGSPLAELAEREGYRTVFLADPHVGGRFSALSAFGLVPAALAGVDPAELLDEAEAVMPALAASAPDNPGLALGAALGAAHEQGRNKVALGEGASPIRGFAAWAEQLIAESTGKDGRGLLPVDVGAARTSTPGWGDAGDDVIRVSIGAPDDAVPGQLVTEGSLGALFLLWETAVAVAGRVIGINPFDQPNVEEAKRAARALLDAPSGEAAAAEEPVFADGAVEVYADATLLGSARSLPDALQALTRAVPDRGYLAVLAYLDRVGDARAADLRGLLARGAAYPVTFGWGPRFLHSTGQYHKGGPPVGAFLQITGAVREDLAVPDRPYTFGQLIAAQAAGDLAVLRSKGAPTLRLHLTDRSTGLEQVLQAAERVRS, translated from the coding sequence GTGAGCGGAGCGGACCTGCGCACCGAAGTCCACCAGCCCGACGGGGGAGTCGTCCTCGACCGGCTGGTCACGGAGGACGTGGCGGCCAAGCTGGCCCGCCAAGATCCCACGCTGTGGGGACCCGAGGCCGAGTCGGAGGCGTCGATCCGTCTCGGGTGGGTGGATCTGCCGCGGACCTCGCGACCGCTGCTCGCGCAGATCGACGCGCTGCGGGCCGAGCTGCGTGAGGAGGGCCTCGACCACGTCGTCCTCGCCGGGATGGGCGGCTCCTCCCTGGCGCCTGAGGTGATCGCGGCCACCGCCGGGGTCGAGCTGACCGTGCTCGACTCCACCGACCCACACATGGTGCGGCGGGCGTTGAGCGACCGACTCGATCGCACGATCGTGGTCGTCTCCAGCAAGTCGGGGACGACCGTCGAGACCGACAGCCAGCGGCGTGCCTACCTCAAGGCGTTCGCCGACGCCGGGATCGACGGCGCGCGCCGGATCGTCGTCGTCACCGACCCTGGCTCTCCGTTGGCCGAGCTGGCCGAGCGCGAGGGCTACCGGACGGTGTTCCTCGCCGACCCCCACGTCGGTGGCCGCTTCAGCGCCCTGTCCGCGTTCGGCCTGGTGCCCGCCGCTCTGGCCGGTGTCGACCCGGCCGAGCTGCTCGACGAGGCCGAGGCCGTCATGCCGGCGCTGGCCGCGTCCGCGCCGGACAACCCCGGACTCGCGTTGGGCGCCGCGCTCGGCGCCGCCCACGAGCAGGGGCGGAACAAGGTCGCCCTCGGGGAGGGGGCGAGCCCGATCCGAGGCTTCGCCGCCTGGGCGGAGCAGCTCATCGCCGAGTCGACCGGCAAGGACGGTCGCGGACTGCTCCCGGTCGACGTCGGCGCCGCCCGGACGTCGACCCCCGGCTGGGGCGACGCCGGCGACGACGTGATCCGGGTGTCCATCGGCGCGCCCGACGACGCAGTCCCGGGGCAGCTGGTCACCGAGGGGTCCCTCGGCGCCTTGTTCCTGCTGTGGGAGACCGCTGTCGCCGTCGCGGGACGGGTGATCGGGATCAACCCGTTCGACCAGCCCAACGTCGAGGAGGCCAAGCGGGCCGCCCGCGCCCTGCTCGATGCGCCTTCCGGCGAAGCGGCAGCGGCCGAGGAACCGGTCTTCGCCGACGGGGCGGTCGAGGTCTACGCCGACGCCACGCTGCTGGGCTCGGCGCGTTCGCTTCCGGACGCGCTCCAGGCGCTGACCAGGGCCGTCCCCGACCGGGGCTATCTCGCCGTGCTCGCCTACCTCGACCGGGTGGGCGACGCGCGCGCCGCCGACCTGCGGGGGCTCCTCGCGCGCGGCGCGGCATACCCGGTGACGTTCGGGTGGGGACCCCGCTTCCTCCACTCGACCGGCCAGTACCACAAGGGGGGACCGCCCGTCGGGGCCTTCCTGCAGATCACCGGCGCGGTGCGCGAGGACCTCGCGGTGCCCGACCGCCCGTACACCTTCGGCCAGCTCATCGCCGCCCAGGCCGCCGGTGACCTCGCGGTGCTGCGGTCCAAGGGCGCCCCGACCCTGCGACTCCACCTCACCGACCGCTCGACTGGGCTTGAGCAGGTCCTCCAAGCGGCGGAAAGGGTACGTTCATGA